The Coffea arabica cultivar ET-39 chromosome 1e, Coffea Arabica ET-39 HiFi, whole genome shotgun sequence genome has a window encoding:
- the LOC113698232 gene encoding serine carboxypeptidase-like 11: MEKVRGLFSSFWGNLFLLLVLVSVRSNLAEAGSVVKFLPGFEGPLPFELETGYIGVGESEDVQLFYHFVKSESNPQTDPLLIWLTGGPGCSSFGGLTSGIGPLKFQPVLCNGTLTTLVTNPYSWTEVASIIFLDSPVGAGFSYARTAKASQSTDLQASEHNYEFLRKWLHDNPEYISNSFYIGGGSYAGITVPILAQLVSNGNVAGIEPHIHLKGYILGNPAPTTQGDGNHAIPFAHRMALISNELYESLKVTCKGEYVNIDPSNAPCLKNIEAYNKLIDNINLEHVLEPTCPDVSPKPNDLFSGRRSTVETFYKKFEELDVLEFNPVQCRAAIGKKLIYYWANDMSVQEALHVRKGTIKEWVGCNYSILYTKNAGSVVPYHANLSTKGYRSLIYSGDHDMVSPYLGTEEWIRSLNYPIIDDWRQWIHQGQVAGYTRTYANKMTFATVKGAGHIAQTTKPAECRSMFGRWISYQPL, encoded by the exons ATGGAGAAGGTGCGTGGGCTCTTCAGTTCTTTCTGGGGCAACCTTTTCTTGCTGCTTGTTCTTGTTTCAGTACGTTCAAACCTTGCAGAGGCTGGTTCCGTAGTTAAGTTTCTTCCAGGATTTGAAGGCCCTCTCCCGTTTGAGCTCGAAACAGG GTACATTGGAGTTGGTGAATCAGAGGATGTGCAACTCTTCTACCACTTTGTCAAGTCAGAGTCAAATCCTCAAACAGATCCCCTTTTGATTTGGTTAACTGGAGGCCCGGGCTGCTCTTCATTTGGTGGGCTCACTTCTGGGATAG GACCACTGAAATTCCAGCCAGTACTGTGTAATGGGACATTGACCACGTTGGTGACAAATCCCTATTCTTGGACCGAG GTTGCAAGCATCATCTTCCTGGATTCGCCGGTGGGAGCTGGCTTTTCTTATGCCAGGACTGCTAAAGCTTCTCAGTCTACAGATTTGCAAGCTTCTGAACACAACTATGAATTTCTTAGGAAG TGGCTACATGATAACCCCGAGTACATATCCAATTCATTCTACATTGGAGGAGGCTCCTATGCAGGCATTACTGTTCCAATTTTAGCTCAACTCGTCTCAAATG GAAATGTTGCTGGGATTGAGCCGCATATTCATCTCAAG GGATACATACTTGGAAACCCAGCACCGACCACTCAAGGCGATGGAAACCATGCAATCCCGTTTGCTCATAGGATGGCGCTAATCTCTAATGAACTCTATGAG TCCTTGAAAGTTACCTGTAAAGGAGAATATGTAAATATAGACCCCAGCAATGCGCCCTGCTTGAAGAATATCGAGGCATACAATAAG CTGATTGATAACATCAACCTTGAGCATGTGCTGGAGCCGACTTGTCCTGATGTTTCACCAAAACCAAATGACTTATTCAGTGGCAGGAGATCAACTGTTGAAACGTTCTATAAGAAGTTTGAGGAGCTTGACGTACTGGAATTTAATCCAGTTCAATGTCGT GCGGCGATCGGAAAAAAGCTTATATACTACTGGGCTAATGACATGAGTGTCCAAGAGGCCCTCCATGTGCGAAAG GGGACTATTAAAGAGTGGGTTGGATGCAACTATAGCATACTATACACAAAAAATGCAGGGAGCGTTGTACCATATCACGCAAATCTCAGCACTAAAGGTTACAGATCCCTGATATACAG TGGTGACCATGATATGGTCTCACCATATTTGGGAACTGAAGAATGGATAAGATCTCTAAATTACCCAATTATTGATGATTGGAGACAATGGATTCATCAAGGCCAAGTTGCAGG TTATACAAGGACTTATGCAAATAAGATGACATTTGCAACTGTAAAG GGAGCAGGCCATATTGCTCAAACTACTAAGCCAGCGGAATGTAGATCCATGTTTGGAAGGTGGATATCCTATCAGCCTCTCTAG